The following are encoded together in the Panthera leo isolate Ple1 chromosome B4, P.leo_Ple1_pat1.1, whole genome shotgun sequence genome:
- the SLC2A3 gene encoding solute carrier family 2, facilitated glucose transporter member 3 isoform X1, with the protein MESSKQDLLRAYSTADTKPGIEGNNKHLKQINREGSSLGRVTAPLIFAISIATIGSFQFGYNTGVINAPEMIIKDFLNNTLNNTHNNPRDEVLLTSLWSLAVAIFSVGGMIGSFSVGLFVNRFGRRNSMLIVNLLAVAGGCLMGFCKIAKSVEMLILGRLIIGLFCGLCTGFVPMYIGEISPTALRGAFGTLNQLGIVVGILVAQIFGLKVILGTEELWPLLLGFTIIPAILQSAALPFCPESPRFLLINRKEEENAKDILQRLWGTPDVTQDIQEMKDESARMAQEKQPTVLELFRSPSYQQPIIISIMLQLSQQLSGINAVFYYSTGIFKDAGVEEPIYATIGAGVVNTIFTVVSLFLVERAGRRTLHMIGLGGMAFCSILMTISLLLKDNYNWMSFVCIAAILVFVAFFEIGPGPIPWFIVAELFSQGPRPAAMAVAGCSNWTSNFLVGLLFPSAAFYLGAYVFIIFTGFLVIFLIFTFFKVPETRGRTFEEITRAFEGQAREAVRGEKGPIVEMNSIQPEKETATSV; encoded by the exons gtcaCGGCGCCGCTGATCTTTGCCATCTCCATCGCTACGATAGGCTCTTTCCAGTTTGGCTACAACACGGGAGTCATCAATGCTCCCGAGATG ATCATAAAGGACTTTCTCAACAACACTTTGAATAACACACACAACAACCCTCGCGATGAGGTGTTACTCACTTCCCTCTGGTCTTTGGCTGTGGCCATCTTCTCCGTCGGTGGTATGATTGGCTCCTTCTCCGTTGGACTCTTTGTCAACCGCTTTGGCAG GCGCAATTCGATGCTCATCGTCAACCTGTTGGCTGTCGCTGGTGGCTGCCTTATGGGGTTCTGCAAAATAGCCAAGTCGGTTGAAATGCTGATCCTGGGCCGATTGATTATCGGCCTCTTCTGCGGCCTCTGCACAGGTTTTGTGCCCATGTACATTGGCGAGATCTCGCCTACCGCCCTGCGGGGGGCCTTTGGCACTCTCAACCAGCTGGGCATCGTCGTCGGGATTCTCGTGGCTCAG ATCTTTGGCCTGAAAGTCATCCTGGGGACAGAAGAGCTTTGGCCCCTGCTGTTGGGCTTCACCATCATTCCCGCAATCCTACAAAGCGCAGCCCTTCCCTTCTGCCCGGAGAGTCCTCGATTCTTGCTCATtaacagaaaggaagaggagaacgCCAAGGACA TCCTCCAGCGATTGTGGGGCACCCCGGATGTGACTCAGGACATCCAGGAGATGAAAGATGAGAGTGCTAGGATGGCACAAGAAAAGCAACCCACGGTGCTGGAGCTCTTCAGATCGCCCAGCTACCAGCAGCCCATTATCATTTCCATCAtgctccagctctcccagcagcTCTCTGGAATCAACGCG GTGTTCTATTACTCAACAGGCATCTTCAAAGATGCGGGCGTCGAGGAGCCAATCTACGCCACCATTGGCGCGGGTGTGGTTAATACCATCTTCACTGTCGTTTCT CTGTTTCTGGtggaaagggcagggaggaggaccCTGCATATGATTGGCCTTGGAGGGATGGCTTTTTGTTCCATCCTCATGACCATCTCCTTGTTACTAAAG GATAACTATAATTGGATGAGTTTTGTCTGTATTGCTGCTATCTTGGTCTTCGTGGCCTTCTTTGAAATTGGCCCAGGCCCCATTCCCTGGTTTATTGTGGCCGAACTCTTCAGCCAGGGACCCCGCCCAGCTGCCATGGCAGTGGCTGGTTGTTCGAACTGGACCTCCAACTTTCTGGTGGGGCTACTCTTCCCTTCAGCTGCA TTCTATTTAGGAGCCTATGTTTTTATCATCTTTACCGGCTTCCTTGTCATCTTCCTGATCTTCACCTTCTTCAAAGTCCCTGAGACCCGTGGCAGGACTTTTGAGGAAATCACACGAGCCTTCGAAGGGCAGGCGAGGGAGGCTGTCAGAGGTGAGAAAGGCCCCATCGTGGAGATGAACAGCATCCAGCCCGAGAAGGAGACCGCCACCAGCGTCTAA
- the SLC2A3 gene encoding solute carrier family 2, facilitated glucose transporter member 3 isoform X2, with product MESSKQDVTAPLIFAISIATIGSFQFGYNTGVINAPEMIIKDFLNNTLNNTHNNPRDEVLLTSLWSLAVAIFSVGGMIGSFSVGLFVNRFGRRNSMLIVNLLAVAGGCLMGFCKIAKSVEMLILGRLIIGLFCGLCTGFVPMYIGEISPTALRGAFGTLNQLGIVVGILVAQIFGLKVILGTEELWPLLLGFTIIPAILQSAALPFCPESPRFLLINRKEEENAKDILQRLWGTPDVTQDIQEMKDESARMAQEKQPTVLELFRSPSYQQPIIISIMLQLSQQLSGINAVFYYSTGIFKDAGVEEPIYATIGAGVVNTIFTVVSLFLVERAGRRTLHMIGLGGMAFCSILMTISLLLKDNYNWMSFVCIAAILVFVAFFEIGPGPIPWFIVAELFSQGPRPAAMAVAGCSNWTSNFLVGLLFPSAAFYLGAYVFIIFTGFLVIFLIFTFFKVPETRGRTFEEITRAFEGQAREAVRGEKGPIVEMNSIQPEKETATSV from the exons gtcaCGGCGCCGCTGATCTTTGCCATCTCCATCGCTACGATAGGCTCTTTCCAGTTTGGCTACAACACGGGAGTCATCAATGCTCCCGAGATG ATCATAAAGGACTTTCTCAACAACACTTTGAATAACACACACAACAACCCTCGCGATGAGGTGTTACTCACTTCCCTCTGGTCTTTGGCTGTGGCCATCTTCTCCGTCGGTGGTATGATTGGCTCCTTCTCCGTTGGACTCTTTGTCAACCGCTTTGGCAG GCGCAATTCGATGCTCATCGTCAACCTGTTGGCTGTCGCTGGTGGCTGCCTTATGGGGTTCTGCAAAATAGCCAAGTCGGTTGAAATGCTGATCCTGGGCCGATTGATTATCGGCCTCTTCTGCGGCCTCTGCACAGGTTTTGTGCCCATGTACATTGGCGAGATCTCGCCTACCGCCCTGCGGGGGGCCTTTGGCACTCTCAACCAGCTGGGCATCGTCGTCGGGATTCTCGTGGCTCAG ATCTTTGGCCTGAAAGTCATCCTGGGGACAGAAGAGCTTTGGCCCCTGCTGTTGGGCTTCACCATCATTCCCGCAATCCTACAAAGCGCAGCCCTTCCCTTCTGCCCGGAGAGTCCTCGATTCTTGCTCATtaacagaaaggaagaggagaacgCCAAGGACA TCCTCCAGCGATTGTGGGGCACCCCGGATGTGACTCAGGACATCCAGGAGATGAAAGATGAGAGTGCTAGGATGGCACAAGAAAAGCAACCCACGGTGCTGGAGCTCTTCAGATCGCCCAGCTACCAGCAGCCCATTATCATTTCCATCAtgctccagctctcccagcagcTCTCTGGAATCAACGCG GTGTTCTATTACTCAACAGGCATCTTCAAAGATGCGGGCGTCGAGGAGCCAATCTACGCCACCATTGGCGCGGGTGTGGTTAATACCATCTTCACTGTCGTTTCT CTGTTTCTGGtggaaagggcagggaggaggaccCTGCATATGATTGGCCTTGGAGGGATGGCTTTTTGTTCCATCCTCATGACCATCTCCTTGTTACTAAAG GATAACTATAATTGGATGAGTTTTGTCTGTATTGCTGCTATCTTGGTCTTCGTGGCCTTCTTTGAAATTGGCCCAGGCCCCATTCCCTGGTTTATTGTGGCCGAACTCTTCAGCCAGGGACCCCGCCCAGCTGCCATGGCAGTGGCTGGTTGTTCGAACTGGACCTCCAACTTTCTGGTGGGGCTACTCTTCCCTTCAGCTGCA TTCTATTTAGGAGCCTATGTTTTTATCATCTTTACCGGCTTCCTTGTCATCTTCCTGATCTTCACCTTCTTCAAAGTCCCTGAGACCCGTGGCAGGACTTTTGAGGAAATCACACGAGCCTTCGAAGGGCAGGCGAGGGAGGCTGTCAGAGGTGAGAAAGGCCCCATCGTGGAGATGAACAGCATCCAGCCCGAGAAGGAGACCGCCACCAGCGTCTAA
- the SLC2A3 gene encoding solute carrier family 2, facilitated glucose transporter member 3 isoform X3, protein MGTHKVTAPLIFAISIATIGSFQFGYNTGVINAPEMIIKDFLNNTLNNTHNNPRDEVLLTSLWSLAVAIFSVGGMIGSFSVGLFVNRFGRRNSMLIVNLLAVAGGCLMGFCKIAKSVEMLILGRLIIGLFCGLCTGFVPMYIGEISPTALRGAFGTLNQLGIVVGILVAQIFGLKVILGTEELWPLLLGFTIIPAILQSAALPFCPESPRFLLINRKEEENAKDILQRLWGTPDVTQDIQEMKDESARMAQEKQPTVLELFRSPSYQQPIIISIMLQLSQQLSGINAVFYYSTGIFKDAGVEEPIYATIGAGVVNTIFTVVSLFLVERAGRRTLHMIGLGGMAFCSILMTISLLLKDNYNWMSFVCIAAILVFVAFFEIGPGPIPWFIVAELFSQGPRPAAMAVAGCSNWTSNFLVGLLFPSAAFYLGAYVFIIFTGFLVIFLIFTFFKVPETRGRTFEEITRAFEGQAREAVRGEKGPIVEMNSIQPEKETATSV, encoded by the exons ATGGGGACACATAAG gtcaCGGCGCCGCTGATCTTTGCCATCTCCATCGCTACGATAGGCTCTTTCCAGTTTGGCTACAACACGGGAGTCATCAATGCTCCCGAGATG ATCATAAAGGACTTTCTCAACAACACTTTGAATAACACACACAACAACCCTCGCGATGAGGTGTTACTCACTTCCCTCTGGTCTTTGGCTGTGGCCATCTTCTCCGTCGGTGGTATGATTGGCTCCTTCTCCGTTGGACTCTTTGTCAACCGCTTTGGCAG GCGCAATTCGATGCTCATCGTCAACCTGTTGGCTGTCGCTGGTGGCTGCCTTATGGGGTTCTGCAAAATAGCCAAGTCGGTTGAAATGCTGATCCTGGGCCGATTGATTATCGGCCTCTTCTGCGGCCTCTGCACAGGTTTTGTGCCCATGTACATTGGCGAGATCTCGCCTACCGCCCTGCGGGGGGCCTTTGGCACTCTCAACCAGCTGGGCATCGTCGTCGGGATTCTCGTGGCTCAG ATCTTTGGCCTGAAAGTCATCCTGGGGACAGAAGAGCTTTGGCCCCTGCTGTTGGGCTTCACCATCATTCCCGCAATCCTACAAAGCGCAGCCCTTCCCTTCTGCCCGGAGAGTCCTCGATTCTTGCTCATtaacagaaaggaagaggagaacgCCAAGGACA TCCTCCAGCGATTGTGGGGCACCCCGGATGTGACTCAGGACATCCAGGAGATGAAAGATGAGAGTGCTAGGATGGCACAAGAAAAGCAACCCACGGTGCTGGAGCTCTTCAGATCGCCCAGCTACCAGCAGCCCATTATCATTTCCATCAtgctccagctctcccagcagcTCTCTGGAATCAACGCG GTGTTCTATTACTCAACAGGCATCTTCAAAGATGCGGGCGTCGAGGAGCCAATCTACGCCACCATTGGCGCGGGTGTGGTTAATACCATCTTCACTGTCGTTTCT CTGTTTCTGGtggaaagggcagggaggaggaccCTGCATATGATTGGCCTTGGAGGGATGGCTTTTTGTTCCATCCTCATGACCATCTCCTTGTTACTAAAG GATAACTATAATTGGATGAGTTTTGTCTGTATTGCTGCTATCTTGGTCTTCGTGGCCTTCTTTGAAATTGGCCCAGGCCCCATTCCCTGGTTTATTGTGGCCGAACTCTTCAGCCAGGGACCCCGCCCAGCTGCCATGGCAGTGGCTGGTTGTTCGAACTGGACCTCCAACTTTCTGGTGGGGCTACTCTTCCCTTCAGCTGCA TTCTATTTAGGAGCCTATGTTTTTATCATCTTTACCGGCTTCCTTGTCATCTTCCTGATCTTCACCTTCTTCAAAGTCCCTGAGACCCGTGGCAGGACTTTTGAGGAAATCACACGAGCCTTCGAAGGGCAGGCGAGGGAGGCTGTCAGAGGTGAGAAAGGCCCCATCGTGGAGATGAACAGCATCCAGCCCGAGAAGGAGACCGCCACCAGCGTCTAA